The genomic stretch AAAAGGAAAGTCAAAATGGTTGAAGttgaagaatttggaattaagTGTAGCAATATGGAATGTAACCTAATTCAGTTTTTACCATTTGAGTGTTTCAAATgtagaaaaaaattctgTATAGAACATGTAAATTCTGGAAAGCATATGTGCGAAAGTAAAGGCAATGATTTAGAACTAGATAATGGTTTTAAGGGAGGATTTGAGGAAAGAGAAAAAGCTTCGGTAAATTGCTCAATGAACGGTTGTTCAAATGTAGGGATAATATGTAGAAAGTGCAATAAAATGTTATGCTCGGAGCACATTTATGAATCTGAGCACGAATGTATGGGAAAGAATAGAGTTATAATTAGTAAAACCGCACTTGATTTGAAAAGAAGGTATTCAGGAGGAGAAATGTTAAGAGGATCAAAGCTTcctgatgaaaataaatcaagtAAAATGTTGaggaaaataatgataaaatcaaaaagtATTGGAGATTCAAGTATTCCAGCTAGGAATAGAATTGCAGTAGCTTTATATGTAAGTAGTGGTGTGGAATGCTtaaaatttgtaaataaGGACTTACCAATATGTATTTGGTTAAATGGGGAGAAGACAGTTGGATGGAACTTGGACTACATTTCAGAGAAATTAAGAGTATTACATGGGAATAATAAGGCAAAGTTTTTAGGATTggttttatttaaaaataaggATATTCAAGGGAATGAAATTCCAGAAAAGAAGATTCTAGAGATGAGCGTAGAATTGAGAAAATGCGTTTCAGATGGGGAGTCTTTGCTACTTGATTATGGGCTTGCTTAATTGTGGGTAATTAACacaatatttgtatttgaatCATATTATCTAACCAACAAATTTCTATTCCAATAAAAATTGAGCTATCACTTCTTCTAAATATAACTCAACTTTTGAATGATAATTCAAAGTAAAGTTTATCCAAGTTCAAAATTTGagattatattatttttattgctCCCCCCTCATTCACAAACTCATTTGCCCCTTTTACAAGAAATTAACATGCAAATAATGAAAGTAAAGACATGGCGCTATGGCGCCACTAATGAAGGAGGAGAACCCGCCAGGGCAATAGATTAGGAAAACAAAAAGTGTAATAGTAAGgggaagaaaaaaaaaaaatcctCTGGATGAATCGGAAAAGTTGATGAGTGAAGGAAGTAATAGGATTatgaataatgaaatttatGGAATAGGTTCACAGAATCCTCCATTGGGTGGTGGTCATTTGATTCAATCGGGGGTAAGTGGAGGGATGATTGCAAGTCAAAAGGAGGGTACCGTTAATAGTGGGGCGATGAtaggaggaggaggaagTGATAGCACTAGAGGAGCAGGTGGAGTGGGAGTAGGAATGGGAGCGAACGGGGCTGGGTATATGCCAAAACCATCTATGGATGTCATAAAGGATGCAACCAGTGGAAAACAGAGTTGTTTAAGTGGAAATACGACATTTACTCATGCATGGTATCCAgaaatttctaaaatattatatgaTGTAAGTAAATCCAATTTATCTATTCAAGATAAAAGAGTACGaattttgttattaattttccAATGGATAAAGAAGCAACAATGTGAGTTAGTAGACCCAAGTGTATTGTTTtcagataataatattgagattcttgaaaatcaattaaaagCTTATAAGCATTTTTTAACAAGTGATGTACCTTTAagtgaaaatatattggagAAGAGTCTTGGCGTTAATATAGCTACTGGAAATAAGAGACAAAGGCTTGAAGGCCAAGAAGGAGGATCATCTATACAGAATACTCAacaaaattcttttaaagaagaaaataatatggGAAATAATACTAGTAACGTTGAAATAGAAGGATTTCAACCAGACTGgaactttattaattctgtTATTAGAGATACTAATTCATTTAACTATAAAGTTCCAATATCAAGACAAGGTTCTTCTATTATTGCTAGAAATCCAAATCAATGGATTGATTATAATAGAAAAGTTGAACAGAATAGAATGGCTCTTTTAATGAATAGGAATATTGGTATGAATGGTAATATTAACACTCAAGGTTCAAATCCTGTAACTTCATCTAGCTCAGGAGGGGAAAATGCTAAAAAAGAAACGGAATCTTTGGcaaataattccaaaatgGTCATTGATGATCATCCAACTAAGTCAGAGACAATAAGAAGTGAAGGTAAAACTGATTCCAGAGCCGAATCTAGAATGGAAGATAAAAATGTTGATAAAAACCTTGCGaatcaaaatcaagatCAAGATGAGAGTATTCATAATAATGCAAATGAACATGATCAAACAGGAGTCAATAAGCCATCATCATGTACAGATTCGAAACCTGAGGAACAAGATGAAGATTTGCTCTTAATACATAGAATTTCAAAGCTACTTAATTTCCAACattttattagaaatcaaataatagtCTCCAGatatattgaagaaatggATCCACCTCTCCCACAATTAAAATTTGTGACAGCAAGGGATGCTAGAAAGAATAAAGCTCTTTACCAAGCCAGAATTGATGGTTTAAAACATATCAAGGTCGTGGATGACATTAAAAGGCAAAGAAGGCAAtttatttcagaaattttAAAACATTCAAAAAGATTTCAAGATGTCCATCGTGAAAACCAGAGAAGTATTCGAAGAGTATGCTCTCATGTATTGAGACATTCCactaataaagaaagaaggGATCAAAATTTGGAACAACAAATGCAAAGAGCAAGATTGAATGCTTTAAAAGCTCAGGATGAAGAAGCATATTTAAGACTTTTGCATGAAGCTAAGAATGAAAGACTTTTGGAATTAGTTCATCAAACTGAAGATTATATGAATAAACTTGGGGCTTTAGTTATGGAACATAGAAAACAAGCAGGTTCAGCTGTAGACTTTGATGAACTTTACTTGGAAGAGAATCAGAAAGAGGgtgaagaagaagaagaggatgAGGAGGTTGAAACTGGAGAgaataatcaaaatcaagaagGGAAAGATCTTGGATATAAAGGAGATAAACATATATGTAATAAATGTGGCTGCTCAGGGAAACCACCTGATGAGAATCATCGAGAGGCTACCAAATTAGGATCTGCACAAGGAGATTCAGAAAAAACAATTGAGtctaatgaaattaaaataattgaagatCAAAAAAATGGAGTTTCTTGTAGTTGTAACTCTCCAAATTGTACGTGCTCTTTATCTATTTCTACTTGTGATTGCAAATCTGAAACATGTTGTTCAAAGaacaaaaagaagaaacGATCTGCGCCTTTAATAAGAGCAAAAGAGAGATATTTCCAAGTTACCCATATGATACAAGAACATATAACAAAACAACCTGAATGTTTGAAAGGAGGTCAATTAAGAGAATATCAAATGAAAGGATTGGAGTGGTTAGTTTCTTTatataacaataatttaaatggAATTTTGGCTGATGCTATGGGATTGGGAAAGACTGTTCAAACTGTAAGTGTATTAGCACATATTTATGAGAATAAGGGAAATAGAGGGCCTCATTTAATTATTGCTCCTTTATCTACTTTACATGGTAATTgggaaaatgaatttaacaGATGGTTACCAGATTTTGTCAAAGTTATTTATGaaggaaataaagaaattagaaAACAAATACGCTCTAAATATATGACAGGAGAGGCAAAGTTCCATGTTTTATTGACAACTGATGCATTCATAATGAAAGATAAGCACTATTTACGAAAGTTTGATTGGGAATACATTATAGTAGATGAAGCTCATCGTTTAAAAAATCCAAAGAGTAAACTTGTACAAATCTTAAATAATGGTTTTAGAGCAAAACATAGGCTTGCTTTAACCGGTACCCCACTTCAAAATGATTTACAAGAAGTTTGGgcattattaaattacttAATGCCAAGTATTTTCAACTCTTCTGAAACTTTTCAACAATGGTTTAATGAGCCTTTATCTTCTATAAAATCTTCAGGAAAAACAGGAGGAGGTTCGGATAATGGAATTGTTCCATTAGATATTAGTGAAGAGGAACAACTTTTAATTGTTGATAGATTGCATAAAGTTTTGAGACCTTTTCTATtaagaagagaaaaaatCCAAGTTGCTAATGAAGTACCTCCtaaattagaagaaatacTTTGGTGTCCTTTAAGTGGTTTACAACAATATCTATATAAAGAACTTGAAAGTAATGAGAATTCTGGACCAAATGTATTAATGCAATTAAGAAAAGTATGTAATCatccatttttattttcaactgAGATACAATATCCATCAGATGAGAGTATTGTCAGAGTTTGTGGTAAATTTGTTATGTTAGATAGTATCTTACCAAAGTTAAGAGCAGCAGGACATAGAGTATTGATATTTAGTCAAATGACTAAATTATTAACACTTTTAGAGgtatttttatcattaagAAATATGCCATTTTTAAGATTGGATGGAACAACTTTATCTGAAGATAGACAAGAAAGtctcaaattatttaatgctGAAAATAGTCCATACTTTGTTTTTCTATTGTCCACAAAAGCTGGTGGATTTGGTATTAATCTTCAATCGGCAGACAcagtaatattatttgattcagATTGGAATCCTCAGAATGATGAACAAGCACAAAGTAGAGCACATAGAATTGGCCAAAAGAAAGAGGTTTTGACTTTACGTTTTGTAACACCTGATACAGTGGAGGAGAGAATTATGACAACAGCAGGAATAAAATTGGATAAGGATGCcttaattataaaatctGGAATGTATCATGATCTTTATGATGGTGATGATTTGGAACAAAagagaaaagaaaagattcaAGAAATTTTGAGGAAACAAAGACAAAAAGAAGTAGTTAACTGCTATTATGACTCTGATCGTTTAAATAGAATTTTAGCAAGGTCAGATCGTGATTTGGAAATCTTTGAGAGGGTTGATAGAATGAGAAAGATGTGTCATATTCCAGGACTTATTATGGATCCTACTTTACCTCCTTGTTTATTTGAATGGAAGAAACAAGCTAAGATATCTAGAGTAACTATAGAAAATCCTCAAAAAGCTGAGGAGCTTTGGAAGCTTTGTTATACATTTGGCGATCCTTGGGTTGTACATCCAAAAAATAAGAGTTGGAGAAGAATACAAATTTTGGGGAATTCTGGTCAGAATAgtaatgaaattgataaaaaagGTGTTGTCAGTAATTCTGAGGGAATATATAATGCTGGAAGAAGTACAAGATCTTCTATTAATACTATAAGTAATAGAAGATCATTGAATACAGAAGAATCCAATGAAGATGTTGAAATGAAGGATGAGGAGTTAGAAGAAATGGATTCTATTGTAAGTTTAGGAGAAAGATCAGATTTAGAATTTGCAAGAAATAGGAAATCAATGTTTGAAGTTACTAGTAATATGAAAGCAATTAATGTTTCTAAAGATACAACAGGTGATGGCTCTCAAATAGGGAAAGAACTTGAAATTGGTACTATAAGTTCAACATTGGGTACCGGGAATGAATTGGAAgatttaaatgaagaaCAAATCACTCCAGAGGAAATAGAATATAGAAGGGAATCATTAAATGATGCTATTTTACAAGCTTGTGACATGGCTATGAAGATTCCAGAATATGAGGCTTATATATCCCTTCCATCACAGACTATTTTCCCAGACTATTACCAGATTATTTCAAAACCTGTTTGCTTGCAACATATTCGACAGTTTGCAAAAAAGAGAGAATTCACCTCCTTACACAAATTGGAAAAGTATTTAGAACGACTTGCATCAAATGCTAAGACTTATAATGGAGTTAGCcattttctatattattCAGCTCTTCATTTAACAAATACTATTATGATGGAGGTTAGAAAGAGAGTTGCTGTTGCATTCTATACATATAAACTTCCTGAAGGTCATATTAGGGATCACGAAGCTAAGCAACTTTTGGATGGTCTAAATTCCGTCTCAGAAACAGATTTGAATAGAAAACATATGTTGGTTCCAGATGTTGGCGAcgaagaggaagaagaagaggaggaagaaaatgatgatgaggaagaagaggaagatgAGGAAGAAAacgatgatgatgatgatgacgataataataagaataatcgagttgaaaagaaaactgggaaaaaataaatattcaaagatATTAACACATGAAGTTGTATCTCTTTCATTTTCTCATGGTACTTTTTTATGTGAATTTAAGATCCAcataatatttcaagtattatttgtattactCAAAATAACTATATATTGAAACTTTGGCGCTTACTTTAGATAGTTTATGTATGCACTTAATGGCTTACATGTACGGGCGCCAACAAATTGGAGTGGTTTGACCCAAATTcgtgattttttttttttaaattaattaattaagaGAAAAAGCAAACCTACACGTTAGGGATAGGACAACTAATGAAAAGTAGAAAAAATGGTATAAAGTTGATATTTTTAGAGCATATGATTaagttaataaaaaagtgaaaagtatatgtatatatacatatatattatttagtGAGATAGGAGTGGGATAGGGTACAAATTGCAAGAAATATTTCTCAATTCTCCTATTTCCCTTAAATTAGGAATGATTAATAAGGttaagaattaatttactaattctttttttcttttttaatttaaattaaaaaaaaaaaagagaagataaagtgatttattatttagtaTTTAGGTTATAGGATTTAGACTCTACTCATTCTGTAATAAGAAAagttaaagaaaagagATCAAAAATGTTTGAAACAGTTGTATTGGTGGCAATATTTACAATAGTTTTTACTGGACTAATTATGGCAGgttatattcaatattatgaGAATGCACCTATAGAAGATATTAGAAAGCTTCTTAAAGAATCCTATATAATTTTAGCCTTAatggaattattatttggattatttggaattattagCTTTAAAGTAGAAATAGTTTTGCAATTTTTAGATTGGTGGTTATTTTATCAAGCAAGTAATAAATATCCATATATATTTAGTATGgattcattttttccaGTAAAAGTGATTATAGTTACATTAATTAAAGCAATAATAAGTATAAGAACCTCCTTCAATATTCCTTTTAGGTCTCTCATATTTCCATATATAATGTCCACAGTCTGTATATTGCCATTACTATTTGCTTTTTCATATCCATATGAAGACTCAGTaagttttaaataatggttaatttaattatgtaataataacttaaaCAAAATACATTAGAAATTAGCTCATATAGTTTGGGACAAAAGTAATGATGAAGACATTTTAACCCGCTTCATTAAGATAGTTATGTCGGAAAGAAGTCGAAATGACTATTTGGTTCATTTGAAGATCCAAATTCAGAGGTaagttttaataatttcttgaaaAACAATCAACCCAAGTTGATTGATAATTATCAAGaccaaaaaaagaagaaactaattttatttaatcaaatttactCCATTCAGAAATATTGCAAGCTTATATAGGCAAAATAAGTATATTCGGTCTATAGTTTCAAAGTCTCCATTATATGTCAAAAACTTTATCGTTTCAAGGGCTAGTATTGAAGAAATCTAACAAATCCTCTATTACTTCACAGAGACAATTTATCACATATTTCGATACTTAATTTTATCtcaaatttaaatctaattcattttttaattaattttccCACATTTATTTCACAcgtaattttcttttttctataACGGTTTTCCATGCATTTTAACACTTGGCGCCTAAATTTTTGTGTGTGtacaaaataatttaaataattaaataaattaaaagtgcaattgaaaaaatattataaggAAAGTTAGAAAGCCagaattcaattaaaatagAAGAATATTCAGGTTAATATGGAGTTTGCAAGTATTACTGAGGAGTTACATGTTTCTTTAAATCACAAATTAGATGAGTCTCCACAGGAATCGGCATTAATTCCCGAGATTATTCAAGTTAAGTTAGTTTTAGATGCCGCGGGAATTTGTCAGAATATAGGTATGTTAGATTGAGAAAATGAGCTATATcagtattaataaatatattactaCTTTAccacatttttttttaaatattttataaatatttcttctaaatacttgaataaatatttatggaATGTATATGAAATTATACAATAAATAGATTTACCTAGAGAAAATTGTTATTACTCCAACCATGAAATTATTGTAAGTAATTTCCAaagtaatatataattgaatagaattaattaattactgaaattcaatataattGATACTTAGATAcagaaattaaatgaagTATTGCCAATTAAAAGTGAGATTTTGGATAATATTGCAATATTAGAAGTTACTTTAAGCAATCATAGAATTCATAAAAAAGTAAGttataaaaaattgaataattaattttgtctgcattaaaatatcaatGCCGCTCTTACATGCAAACCAATTCGCATGTAATTAtagtatttatattttattacaaataacaaaatattaatacataatttaattaaatccTTCTTCTTCCCCCacataataataataataataataataataataataataactacATATTTTAGGCtgtttattttaaatttcttaaagaagaaaaagaaagcaTTACTGAAAATGATGTTTTAATCtcatttcattaatttacATTATCTAGATCATTTTATTAGCATTTACTTGTAATATTGTCAAATTAAGATTTCTGAGTTGCCGCGCGCGCCCAAAACTTTGTCtaaaattctattttgtGATTTTGACCCCGGAAaaaatagtattaataaaagtagaataaagaataaataaatggGCAATTTGATTGAACAATGTTCACAAAAAAGGAAGCTTTAGAGGGCcttttgaattaaagtACTAGTTtaagttttattttaataattttgacGGAAATTAACGCTCCAAAAAGAttataaatcaaattattacGCTTACACAACAACCTATAATGCATAAACTCATTATggttttattaataatgcaaatataataataaatcgaaattttaaataaataataatgacaATTAGTAAGAGGGAGTTGAGATCATTCTTTGGGAGCTTGCACCCTCTAAATGTGGGGTTAGTTTTCAAAGTATATAAAGAACTCAACTATAATGATATTCAGTTTGATAAGTTATCCGTAAGAAGGAATAAGTATACAACAAAGAGTACAGGTTTGGTCAATAATTATACTAAAAGCcaaaaaagtaataaaattcGAGTTAAATATTCcgaatttattaaatatttggcAGAAAACCTCTTTgaaatgaatattaaagatCTTGGATATCTTCAGAGCTTAGAACTATTGgaaatttttcaatatattaagGAAAATGAGCCATCGATTAATAAAATGCATAACTCACATAAGctagaaaaattaatattttcaatattgaagattcatattatatatattttggaattatcCATTTTGCTATCTGAAATGAGTGAAATAAAGGCTataattgaagatttttcAAAGTTACTGTTATGCTTTGAGATAAACGTTGAAGatcttttttataatattagtgATAATGAacttattcaaatatttaatttaatttgttatttcttagatttgaaagaagaaattattttagatAAGAATCAGGATAATATccttattaaaattttgaatatttctatgaacaaaataaaaaagcACTTTAATATTCTCTTACAACATCCATTAAAAATGagtgaaataattaatcaGCCAAATAAATCCAAATGGATTAGTTTACTCGATTCTAAAGATATTGTGATTTCAAATGAAGACTTGGTATTATActttatattaaagaattttaatGGTTATTGCGATAACTTAATACAAGTTATGGAAATTATCCGTTTCAATTTCCTCTCAGATTCTGCTAAAAATGTGTATAATAGAGTCCAGAGCCCCGTTTTAAACTCAACAAACATAACCAGGAATGAATACTTTGTAAATAATGCATTAAGCTTTCCAAATTCTACAATTAAACCTAAATTTATGATTTTAAACAACTTATCGGATTGGTCTCAAATTCCCGTTATTAATAAACACTTTGTTATAGAAAATAACCTTAATACTGATGGTTGTTTTTCATATGAGGTACAGATTATGAATCAAGGTAAATTCAGATTTCCTGGAAATTTCAATGATTTAGTCAAAACCTGGCATCTTTTCCTAGGAATTTCTATCAAAgttaatgaagaatttcagccttttatatttaatctATTTTCACTACTTTGTGAAAACTCTAACAAAAATCACACAGACAAATTTTTCCGTTGCAGTTCGATCTTAAAGTCATCCAAATATGACTTTAAAACAGGAAATATATCAAAGAATATAATGGCGCCGGCGCCGACTGCTctttataaagaaaagaattacATGCAAAATGAAGTGGTTATACAAGAGGATGGATTAGTATTGGCAGATAGCAGTGGAAATGAAATTTGGAGGGATGAAAACAAAGTGATCTTTGTAGTAAATTTGAGGGAGAAGTTTATTTTAGTTGAGATTGGAGGACTATTTTCTGtttatattgaaattcTTGATAGTTTGTTTGAATATAGTGGATTACAAACAAAAAACAATCTCATTTTTCCATTAATAAGCTACAATcatgaatattttaatatagaattgaattattattcttgtAATTTGAGTATGAAGGAGGAACTGACAAACCTGaagaaaatacaaaatcaAGAATACAAGAATAGATTAATTGGGTCCAAAACTAGAAGAAAATTACTCCTTGAGGTTAGTAAGAAACAGTCAGGAGCGCCAAAGAGAGTAACCAGACTTAGACCATCTGGGTCTACTAATGTTGTGATTCCTTTTTCTATggattctttaaattctcCTTTATTTTCTGTTACTCCTCCAACAGGTAGGAGAGGAAGACCAAAGAAAAATACCAACCAAG from Cryptosporidium parvum Iowa II chromosome 8, whole genome shotgun sequence encodes the following:
- a CDS encoding hypothetical protein (similar to AN1-type zinc finger protein): MVEVEEFGIKCSNMECNLIQFLPFECFKCRKKFCIEHVNSGKHMCESKGNDLELDNGFKGGFEEREKASVNCSMNGCSNVGIICRKCNKMLCSEHIYESEHECMGKNRVIISKTALDLKRRYSGGEMLRGSKLPDENKSSKMLRKIMIKSKSIGDSSIPARNRIAVALYVSSGVECLKFVNKDLPICIWLNGEKTVGWNLDYISEKLRVLHGNNKAKFLGLVLFKNKDIQGNEIPEKKILEMSVELRKCVSDGESLLLDYGLA
- a CDS encoding brahma like protein with a HSA domain, SNF2 like helicase and a bromo domain is translated as MSEGSNRIMNNEIYGIGSQNPPLGGGHLIQSGVSGGMIASQKEGTVNSGAMIGGGGSDSTRGAGGVGVGMGANGAGYMPKPSMDVIKDATSGKQSCLSGNTTFTHAWYPEISKILYDVSKSNLSIQDKRVRILLLIFQWIKKQQCELVDPSVLFSDNNIEILENQLKAYKHFLTSDVPLSENILEKSLGVNIATGNKRQRLEGQEGGSSIQNTQQNSFKEENNMGNNTSNVEIEGFQPDWNFINSVIRDTNSFNYKVPISRQGSSIIARNPNQWIDYNRKVEQNRMALLMNRNIGMNGNINTQGSNPVTSSSSGGENAKKETESLANNSKMVIDDHPTKSETIRSEGKTDSRAESRMEDKNVDKNLANQNQDQDESIHNNANEHDQTGVNKPSSCTDSKPEEQDEDLLLIHRISKLLNFQHFIRNQIIVSRYIEEMDPPLPQLKFVTARDARKNKALYQARIDGLKHIKVVDDIKRQRRQFISEILKHSKRFQDVHRENQRSIRRVCSHVLRHSTNKERRDQNLEQQMQRARLNALKAQDEEAYLRLLHEAKNERLLELVHQTEDYMNKLGALVMEHRKQAGSAVDFDELYLEENQKEGEEEEEDEEVETGENNQNQEGKDLGYKGDKHICNKCGCSGKPPDENHREATKLGSAQGDSEKTIESNEIKIIEDQKNGVSCSCNSPNCTCSLSISTCDCKSETCCSKNKKKKRSAPLIRAKERYFQVTHMIQEHITKQPECLKGGQLREYQMKGLEWLVSLYNNNLNGILADAMGLGKTVQTVSVLAHIYENKGNRGPHLIIAPLSTLHGNWENEFNRWLPDFVKVIYEGNKEIRKQIRSKYMTGEAKFHVLLTTDAFIMKDKHYLRKFDWEYIIVDEAHRLKNPKSKLVQILNNGFRAKHRLALTGTPLQNDLQEVWALLNYLMPSIFNSSETFQQWFNEPLSSIKSSGKTGGGSDNGIVPLDISEEEQLLIVDRLHKVLRPFLLRREKIQVANEVPPKLEEILWCPLSGLQQYLYKELESNENSGPNVLMQLRKVCNHPFLFSTEIQYPSDESIVRVCGKFVMLDSILPKLRAAGHRVLIFSQMTKLLTLLEVFLSLRNMPFLRLDGTTLSEDRQESLKLFNAENSPYFVFLLSTKAGGFGINLQSADTVILFDSDWNPQNDEQAQSRAHRIGQKKEVLTLRFVTPDTVEERIMTTAGIKLDKDALIIKSGMYHDLYDGDDLEQKRKEKIQEILRKQRQKEVVNCYYDSDRLNRILARSDRDLEIFERVDRMRKMCHIPGLIMDPTLPPCLFEWKKQAKISRVTIENPQKAEELWKLCYTFGDPWVVHPKNKSWRRIQILGNSGQNSNEIDKKGVVSNSEGIYNAGRSTRSSINTISNRRSLNTEESNEDVEMKDEELEEMDSIVSLGERSDLEFARNRKSMFEVTSNMKAINVSKDTTGDGSQIGKELEIGTISSTLGTGNELEDLNEEQITPEEIEYRRESLNDAILQACDMAMKIPEYEAYISLPSQTIFPDYYQIISKPVCLQHIRQFAKKREFTSLHKLEKYLERLASNAKTYNGVSHFLYYSALHLTNTIMMEVRKRVAVAFYTYKLPEGHIRDHEAKQLLDGLNSVSETDLNRKHMLVPDVGDEEEEEEEEENDDEEEEEDEEENDDDDDDDNNKNNRVEKKTGKK